A window of Xiphophorus hellerii strain 12219 chromosome 7, Xiphophorus_hellerii-4.1, whole genome shotgun sequence contains these coding sequences:
- the tfdp1a gene encoding transcription factor Dp-1a — protein MAKDAGLIETNAELKVFIDQNLSPSKGVLSLVTVQPTVAPKQLLPKTLGPSNVNVAAHMQHVPHMVIGTPQRPTVSNTILVNSPHTPSSQFLTQTQPADASPWSSGKRGKKGEKNGKGLRHFSMKVCEKVQKKGVTTYNEVADELVAEFSSSDNHMSPNDSHVYDQKNIRRRVYDALNVLMAMNIISKEKKEIKWIGLPTNSAQECQNLEVERQRRLERIKQKQSQLQELILQQIAFKNLVKRNKETEQQANRPPPPNSIIHLPFIIVNTSKKTVIDCSISNDKFEYLFNFDSMFEIHDDIEVLKRMGMACGLEVGKCSPENLKIARSLVPKVLDPYVIEMSKGPISNVYITGGSSANGGRYTASDGCTDGTMASSSNDSHYSGSRVETPVSYMGDDDEEDEYEENDDED, from the exons ATGGCTAAAGAT gcTGGTCTAATTGAAACAAATGCAGAGCTGAAAGTTTTCATCGATCAGAATCTGAGCCCTAGCAAAG GTGTTCTGTCCTTGGTTACTGTCCAGCCTACAGTTGCTCCCAAACAGCTTCTACCCAAAACCCTCGGGCCGTCTAATGTGAACGTTGCTGCACACATGCAGCATGTGCCACACATG GTGATTGGAACGCCGCAGAGGCCGACGGTATCGAACACCATTCTGGTAAACAGTCCACACACGCCCAGCTCCCAGTTCCTAACTCAGACCCAGCCCGCTGATGCCTCGCCCTGGTCGTCAGG AAAGCGGGGTAAAAAAGGGGAGAAGAATGGAAAGGGCCTGCGGCATTTCTCCATGAAAGTGTGCGAGAAGGTGCAGAAGAAAGGAGTCACCACCTACAACGAAGTGGCAGACGAACTGGTGGCAGAATTCAGCTCTTCAGACAACCACATGTCACCTAATGACTCG caCGTTTATGACCAGAAAAACATACGGCGGCGTGTTTACGACGCGCTCAATGTGCTCATGGCCATGAACATCATCtccaaagagaagaaagaaatcaaGTGGATTGGCTTGCCCACCAACTCCGCACAGGAGTGCCAAAACCTGGAG GTGGAGAGACAAAGGCGGCTGGAGAGGATTAAGCAGAAACAATCACAGCTGCAGGAGCTCATACTGCAG CAAATAGCCTTCAAGAACCTCGTTAAGAGgaataaagagacagagcagcaAGCAAACAGACCCCCACCTCCAAACTCCATCATCCATCTTCCATTTATTATCGTCAACACCAGTAAGAAGACCGTCATCGACTGCAGCATCTCCAACGACAA GTTTGAGTATTTGTTCAACTTCGACAGCATGTTTGAGATCCACGACGACATTGAGGTGCTAAAGCGCATGGGCATGGCCTGTGGCTTGGAGGTGGGGAAGTGTTCTCCTGAAAACCTAAAAATTGCACGAAGCCTTGTGCCAAAAGTCCTGGATCCTTACGTTATAG AGATGTCAAAAGGCCCCATCAGCAACGTCTACATCACTGGAGGCTCTTCTGCCAATGGAGGTCGTTACACTGCAAG TGACGGCTGCACTGACGGCACCATGGCGTCCAGCTCAAACGACTCTCACTACAGCGGGTCTCGTGTTGAGACCCCCGTCTCTTACATGGGGGACGACGACGAGGAGGATGAGTATGAGGAAAACGACGACGAAGACTAA